The nucleotide window TCCTAACTCGACGTTTTGCAGGCATTGTTACCAAGATCGAAATGAacaccatcctcaaccaAATATGGACCGAAGTTCGCATCTATCCCCTCACGGCAGCCGACCAACTGCGCGCCGCACTGATGCAATACCACGATGCCATTGAAACCGACAACAAGGCATCTCTCATCTGGAACGCTACCAACGACATCATTCTCATCGTCTATTTTTACTGCGCGCCCGTCGAGAACCCCCCCGTCTTCCAGGCCTTCTACGACATACCTCATCTCACTAGCTTCGTGCCCCCGGGTATCCGCACCGTCTACGATCTAGTCCAGGCCGTGGCATCCGTGAATGAAGCTGAACCTACTGTGTATGCCATATCCTTGAAGATTCTACCAAAGGAAGAATGCCAATCTAACAACTCTCACAGCCATGAATTCCGCACCATGTCCAGCCGCCCTAGTTTAGAAGTCTACAAGGCCATCGAACAAGCTCACGCTGAGCAAGCAGAAGCTCTCAAGGACGTAGAGGGCATCGCCTTGACGACCGTCATTCAGCCTATGTCGTCACTCGCCATGAGAGAATCGCTTAAGAATGGCGGAAGTCCTCTAGGTCTGGAGCCCGTTGGACAGCAGTGTACGTATACCCACAAGAAAGTAGATGCCTTACGTTTCCTCCTGGTAGCTAATACATCTATTTTTGCGTACAGGGTTCCTCGCCCGAGCAGACTGGAAGAACATCCAAGATGAGGAACGGGTGCGCGAGGCAGTGCGCAAAATCGTGGATGCGGCGGAATCCGCGGCAAAACGGACGGGTGTGTATCTCCCCTACAAGTATTCGAACTATGCGGCGTGGGACCAGGATCCGTTGGCGAGTTATGGTGCGGAGAACGTAAGACGATTGAAGGAGGTGGCCAGGAAGTATGATTCCGAGGCGGTCTTTCAGACATTGCAGAatgggggttggttgttgagTAAGGTTGGAATGGAGTAACTAGATGGGGGTCATGAATATCCAGGTAGGTGGGTAGATGATAGACTGTACATATGGAGGTAGACACAGAGTTGTACGAGAGATTGTGGTTTCCATAGCGATGTGGCTCAGAAAGTTTGGCTCAGAAGTTGCCGGAGCTCGGATCTAAGACATGCATTCGCCCCAGGCATGGGTCACACTACTCGGCAGCAAACTAATGTCATTCATAACAATTCATTCAGGGTCGcataagattataaagacATGGTCGCAACGTGACACATGAGACATCAGGCGGATGCATGAGTCATATAGGAAAGGCATTGACAAAAAGTGAGGGAAGAAACAGGATAGAGGCTGTTGTGCCGGATGCATAGACCGTACCAGACGGGAAAGGCTGAAGAGAAAACAAGACACAAAGGAAATGGAGGAACAAAGGaaca belongs to Aspergillus luchuensis IFO 4308 DNA, chromosome 3, nearly complete sequence and includes:
- a CDS encoding FAD-binding oxidoreductase (CAZy:AA7;~COG:C;~EggNog:ENOG410PGWT;~InterPro:IPR016166,IPR006094,IPR036318;~PFAM:PF01565;~SMCOG1138:FAD linked oxidase domain protein;~antiSMASH:Cluster_3.2;~go_function: GO:0016491 - oxidoreductase activity [Evidence IEA];~go_function: GO:0050660 - flavin adenine dinucleotide binding [Evidence IEA];~go_function: GO:0071949 - FAD binding [Evidence IEA];~go_process: GO:0055114 - oxidation-reduction process [Evidence IEA]) produces the protein MAAVVTEIVANACHLEMEKVTHIETLLSRFDSLSAAEQDQERASYVAAVFPLFFGAAAVVHGSNGYEPQRIVPWSTNCWLQPRVIVRPGSAQQVAAALALCRFFHVKFSIRGGGHLQIPGFTSNQDGVVISLGAFDQVRMAEDKSTAEIGVGLRWLEVYRRLEQHGVAVAGGRVPSVGVSGLLLGGGISFQNSQYGVGAMGVCNYEVVLANSQIINANARENPDLFWALKGGGPNFGIVTKIEMNTILNQIWTEVRIYPLTAADQLRAALMQYHDAIETDNKASLIWNATNDIILIVYFYCAPVENPPVFQAFYDIPHLTSFVPPGIRTVYDLVQAVASVNEAEPTVHEFRTMSSRPSLEVYKAIEQAHAEQAEALKDVEGIALTTVIQPMSSLAMRESLKNGGSPLGLEPVGQQWFLARADWKNIQDEERVREAVRKIVDAAESAAKRTGVYLPYKYSNYAAWDQDPLASYGAENVRRLKEVARKYDSEAVFQTLQNGGWLLSKVGME